In the genome of Fusobacterium necrogenes, one region contains:
- a CDS encoding DUF4250 domain-containing protein — MKNKYLMMDINIAYSMLNMRLRDKYSSLSELCDDENIEIEKLLTEMEKKGYIYNKENNQFRKK, encoded by the coding sequence ATGAAAAATAAATACTTAATGATGGATATTAACATAGCATACAGTATGTTAAATATGAGATTGAGAGATAAATACTCCTCTCTTTCCGAACTATGTGATGATGAAAATATAGAAATAGAAAAACTATTAACTGAAATGGAAAAAAAAGGATATATATATAATAAAGAAAATAATCAATTCAGAAAAAAATAA
- a CDS encoding alanine/glycine:cation symporter family protein: protein MQEIVTKINEFLWGNFLIVLLMGTGVYFTLKLNFIQIRKFKDGIKLVTDSLNLNGTAADKNGMSSFQALATAVAAQVGTGNLAGAATAIVSGGPGAIFWMWMSAFFGMATVYVEAILGQIFKKRVNGQITGGPAYYIESSLKNRYFSKGLAIFFSVACILALGVMGNAVQANSISVAFNNAFGISPIHVGIIVSILAGFVFFGGIRRIASVTEKIVPIMAGLYILACIVIIFINYKGIIPAIISIFYSAFNPEAALGGAMGISVKKAIRYGVARGLFSNEAGMGSTPHAHAIAKVEHCGEQGIVAMITVFIDTFVVLTGTALVIITSGVTNGEGIILTQNAFTNTLGSFGDAFIAICLFFFAFSTIIGWYFFGEANIRYLFKNKMSINIYRLVVMTMIIIGSGLKVGLVWEMADMFNGMMVLPNLIALLALGKYARTSMKEYEDLIIQTI, encoded by the coding sequence ATGCAAGAAATAGTAACAAAAATTAATGAATTTTTATGGGGAAACTTTCTAATTGTTTTACTAATGGGAACTGGAGTTTATTTTACTTTAAAATTAAATTTTATTCAAATTAGAAAGTTTAAAGATGGAATAAAATTAGTGACAGATTCATTAAACTTAAATGGAACAGCAGCTGATAAAAATGGAATGTCCTCATTTCAAGCGTTAGCAACAGCTGTTGCTGCTCAAGTAGGGACTGGAAATCTAGCAGGAGCTGCTACTGCTATAGTATCTGGAGGACCAGGGGCAATATTTTGGATGTGGATGAGTGCTTTTTTTGGAATGGCTACTGTATATGTAGAAGCTATTTTAGGACAAATATTTAAAAAAAGGGTGAATGGTCAAATAACTGGGGGGCCTGCTTATTATATTGAGAGTTCTTTAAAAAATAGATATTTTTCAAAAGGATTAGCAATATTTTTTTCAGTAGCTTGTATATTAGCACTTGGAGTTATGGGAAATGCGGTTCAAGCAAACTCTATATCTGTAGCTTTTAATAATGCTTTTGGTATATCACCTATACATGTAGGAATTATAGTTTCTATTTTAGCTGGTTTTGTTTTTTTTGGTGGTATAAGAAGAATAGCATCTGTAACTGAAAAAATTGTTCCCATAATGGCAGGGCTATATATATTAGCTTGTATAGTAATAATTTTTATAAATTATAAAGGTATTATTCCAGCTATTATCTCAATATTTTATTCTGCTTTTAATCCAGAGGCTGCTTTAGGTGGTGCTATGGGAATAAGTGTAAAAAAAGCAATTAGATATGGAGTAGCAAGAGGACTTTTTTCAAATGAAGCGGGAATGGGATCGACACCACATGCTCATGCTATTGCTAAAGTTGAGCATTGTGGAGAGCAAGGAATAGTAGCTATGATTACAGTTTTCATAGATACTTTTGTTGTACTTACAGGGACAGCTTTAGTTATTATTACATCTGGGGTTACAAATGGAGAAGGAATTATTTTAACGCAAAATGCTTTTACAAATACTCTTGGAAGTTTTGGAGATGCCTTTATAGCTATATGTTTATTCTTTTTTGCTTTTTCTACTATAATAGGTTGGTACTTTTTTGGTGAAGCAAATATAAGATATCTATTTAAAAATAAGATGTCGATAAATATATATAGACTAGTTGTCATGACTATGATAATTATTGGTTCAGGGTTAAAAGTTGGATTAGTTTGGGAGATGGCTGATATGTTTAATGGAATGATGGTTCTTCCTAATCTTATAGCTTTACTAGCCTTAGGAAAATATGCTAGAACTTCAATGAAAGAGTATGAGGATTTAATCATTCAAACAATATAA
- a CDS encoding PHP domain-containing protein, with amino-acid sequence MIEFQKLSNFFFPFIEVDFRYVGNFYYDLHIHTTASDSFIKPEFFKSFLNKKRYLFSITDHNDIRGAIRVRELGVNNVPGIEIGCKDGFEMLIYFKKIEDLEEFYRKEVEPYKNLKRMAKTYRSIYEYLNILDQWECHKSIPHICGMAQKKFINNKEYIYDILKKVDSLETYNHGLPSVRNLSARELRKKYGLCATFGSDAHILREVISFYKYSNMDLARNEKIIDYLYKIGSLSGIGQKHFFYMIKSLI; translated from the coding sequence ATGATAGAGTTTCAAAAACTTTCTAATTTTTTCTTTCCTTTTATAGAGGTAGATTTTAGGTATGTTGGAAATTTTTATTATGATCTTCATATTCATACTACAGCATCAGATAGTTTTATTAAGCCTGAATTTTTCAAAAGTTTTTTGAATAAAAAAAGATATTTATTTTCGATAACAGATCATAATGATATAAGAGGGGCAATAAGAGTAAGGGAATTAGGAGTTAATAATGTTCCTGGAATTGAAATAGGATGTAAGGATGGTTTTGAAATGTTAATTTATTTCAAAAAAATTGAAGACTTAGAAGAGTTTTATCGTAAGGAGGTTGAACCATACAAAAATTTAAAGAGAATGGCTAAGACTTACAGAAGTATATATGAATATTTAAATATTTTAGATCAGTGGGAATGCCATAAATCTATTCCACACATATGTGGAATGGCTCAAAAGAAATTTATAAATAATAAGGAATATATTTATGATATACTAAAAAAGGTAGATTCTTTGGAAACGTATAATCATGGATTGCCAAGTGTAAGAAATTTATCAGCAAGGGAGTTGAGAAAAAAATATGGTTTATGTGCGACGTTTGGAAGTGATGCGCATATTTTGAGAGAAGTTATTTCTTTTTATAAGTATTCCAATATGGATTTAGCTAGAAATGAAAAAATAATAGATTATTTATATAAAATAGGAAGTTTAAGTGGAATTGGTCAAAAACATTTTTTCTATATGATTAAAAGTTTAATATAG
- the cls gene encoding cardiolipin synthase produces the protein MESFIRFFANYIVFINIIFVLIIVLLERKNSLYTLFWIVLLSLAPYIGFIAYLFFGLSFRKKRVVAEYYRRKFLYSKEIMGFSQRKELVKWEQLISYIEISSKSKLTSLNISEIFIDGKSFFHSMMNDLKKAKESISMEYYLFRYDNLGKKIVNILKEKAKEGLKVRIIVDGAGGYNRKMLKELAEVGIESGIFFPSHFPFLKMANLRANYRDHRKLCLIDGKLGYIGGFNIGDEYLGEGKLGYWRDTGMKILGEICLELEQEFYFSWDIVKKEKINVEKNYRYNKEVLDKLVEIRGKHTGHMQVVSSGPNYQFRTIRDNALKLIMDAKRCIYIQTPYFVPDDNLLEALKIATLSGVKIKIMIPSKPDHFFIYWVNQYFVGELLDLGIEVYKYNRGFIHSKVIIIDDEVVTTGTANFDYRSFYQNFEININIYEKDIALLFKEIFHKDMEFSNRLFRSEYSKRGYYIKFKESICRLLAPIM, from the coding sequence ATGGAATCATTTATTAGATTTTTTGCCAACTATATAGTGTTTATTAATATAATATTTGTTTTAATAATTGTACTTTTAGAAAGAAAAAACTCTCTATATACATTGTTTTGGATTGTATTGTTGAGTTTAGCTCCATATATTGGATTTATTGCCTATTTATTCTTTGGATTAAGTTTCAGAAAAAAAAGAGTTGTAGCCGAATACTATAGGCGAAAATTTTTATATAGTAAAGAAATTATGGGGTTTTCACAGCGTAAAGAATTAGTAAAATGGGAACAACTAATATCTTATATTGAAATTTCCTCTAAAAGTAAATTAACATCACTAAATATAAGTGAAATATTTATAGATGGGAAGAGTTTTTTTCATTCTATGATGAATGATTTAAAAAAAGCTAAAGAAAGTATATCGATGGAGTACTATCTTTTTAGATATGATAATTTAGGTAAGAAAATTGTTAATATTTTAAAAGAAAAGGCTAAAGAGGGATTAAAAGTAAGAATAATAGTTGATGGTGCTGGTGGATACAATAGAAAAATGTTAAAGGAACTTGCTGAAGTTGGGATAGAAAGTGGAATATTTTTTCCTTCACATTTTCCTTTTTTAAAAATGGCTAATTTACGTGCTAATTATAGAGATCATAGAAAACTTTGCTTAATTGATGGAAAACTTGGATATATAGGAGGTTTCAATATAGGTGATGAATATTTAGGAGAAGGAAAGCTTGGCTATTGGAGAGATACAGGAATGAAAATATTAGGAGAAATATGTTTAGAATTAGAGCAAGAATTCTATTTTTCATGGGATATTGTCAAAAAAGAAAAAATTAATGTAGAGAAAAATTATAGGTATAATAAAGAAGTATTGGATAAATTAGTTGAAATAAGAGGAAAGCATACAGGTCATATGCAAGTTGTAAGTAGTGGTCCAAATTATCAATTTCGAACTATAAGGGATAATGCATTAAAATTGATTATGGATGCAAAAAGGTGCATATATATACAGACTCCTTATTTTGTTCCTGATGACAACCTTTTAGAAGCATTAAAAATTGCAACTCTCTCTGGCGTAAAAATAAAGATAATGATTCCAAGTAAGCCTGATCATTTTTTTATATATTGGGTAAATCAATATTTTGTAGGTGAGTTACTTGATTTGGGAATTGAAGTTTATAAATATAATAGAGGATTTATTCATAGTAAGGTAATAATAATTGATGATGAGGTCGTTACAACAGGAACAGCTAATTTTGATTATAGAAGTTTTTATCAAAATTTTGAAATAAATATAAATATCTATGAAAAAGATATAGCTTTATTATTTAAAGAGATCTTCCATAAGGATATGGAATTTAGTAACAGATTATTTAGAAGTGAGTATAGTAAGCGTGGATATTATATTAAATTTAAGGAATCAATATGTAGATTATTGGCTCCTATAATGTAG
- a CDS encoding SIR2 family protein, with protein MKSFFSKFEKEQKFNLFSGDFLNKLSGYPTRSDISEAILSEIKNSVRNYIKDMSSFSDIVQAYLDSVVDTKKNLVRQIKENYEYRYNTNLEIYDNIISSNHFKTIFTINFDTILENNFPNTITKITPCQLKEIQDDKIGYYKFFGDINNVGTVFISSQDIRKLKSLEFYDNFFNKVRKEFELRPTLFLGISLEDSDLLDILDFIAAPIKNLQPLYMVTSTTIISSKAAELINKYNIKLITFGTKDFIDYFKEISKKAINISSEKKIVW; from the coding sequence ATGAAAAGCTTTTTTAGTAAGTTTGAAAAAGAACAAAAATTTAATCTCTTCAGTGGAGATTTTTTAAATAAACTATCTGGTTACCCAACTAGAAGCGATATTTCTGAAGCTATATTATCTGAAATTAAAAATTCAGTCAGAAATTATATCAAAGATATGAGTTCTTTTTCTGATATAGTTCAAGCTTATCTTGATTCTGTTGTAGACACAAAAAAAAATTTAGTTAGGCAAATTAAAGAAAATTATGAATATAGATATAATACCAATTTAGAAATTTATGATAATATCATCTCTTCTAATCATTTTAAAACTATATTCACAATCAATTTTGATACTATTTTAGAAAATAACTTTCCTAATACTATCACAAAAATAACTCCATGTCAGTTAAAGGAAATTCAAGATGATAAAATTGGGTATTATAAATTTTTTGGTGACATAAATAATGTAGGAACTGTCTTTATCTCTAGCCAAGATATTAGAAAATTGAAAAGTTTAGAGTTTTATGATAATTTCTTCAATAAAGTTAGGAAAGAATTTGAATTAAGACCAACTTTATTTTTAGGTATCAGTTTAGAAGATTCTGATTTATTAGATATTTTAGATTTTATAGCTGCTCCTATAAAAAACTTACAACCTTTATATATGGTCACTTCTACTACAATTATCAGTAGTAAAGCAGCTGAATTAATTAACAAATATAATATCAAACTTATCACTTTCGGAACTAAAGATTTTATTGATTATTTTAAAGAGATTTCGAAAAAAGCTATTAATATTTCATCTGAAAAAAAGATTGTGTGGTAG
- a CDS encoding nucleotidyltransferase family protein: MLNKDQFFKDFSIDTNYFNSTGLIWDDLIKIYDDYSLLVPQLEKEAEYIVSKLIDLPSVHSVRRRVKKPKHLIEKIIRKGKKYVDKGISIETYKEIVTDLIGIRVLHLFKDDWKDIHHEILGLWEIKETPQINIRRGDYNVIQLQENISTMNCEIIVRDHGYRSVHYLISIPVTKKNEILVEIQVRTVFEEAWSEIDHLMRYPYDIDNPIITEYLAIFNRIVGSADEMGTFIKNMKSHFSLNHNKNNNKRELDTKFK, encoded by the coding sequence ATGCTAAATAAAGATCAGTTTTTTAAAGATTTTTCAATAGATACAAATTACTTCAATTCTACCGGGCTTATTTGGGATGACCTCATCAAAATTTATGATGATTACTCATTATTAGTTCCTCAACTTGAAAAAGAAGCTGAATACATTGTATCTAAATTAATAGATTTACCTAGTGTACACTCTGTTCGAAGGAGAGTAAAAAAGCCTAAACATCTTATAGAAAAAATAATTAGAAAAGGTAAAAAATATGTAGATAAGGGAATTTCAATAGAGACTTATAAAGAAATAGTAACTGATTTAATTGGAATAAGAGTCCTACATCTTTTTAAAGATGATTGGAAGGATATTCATCATGAAATTTTAGGTCTATGGGAAATTAAAGAAACTCCACAAATTAATATAAGACGTGGAGATTATAATGTTATTCAATTACAAGAAAATATCTCTACAATGAATTGTGAAATTATTGTTAGAGATCATGGCTATCGTTCTGTACATTATTTAATAAGTATACCTGTAACAAAAAAAAATGAAATTCTTGTTGAAATCCAAGTGAGAACTGTTTTTGAGGAAGCTTGGAGTGAAATAGATCATCTTATGAGATACCCATATGATATAGATAATCCAATTATTACTGAATATTTAGCTATTTTTAATAGAATTGTAGGAAGTGCTGATGAAATGGGAACTTTTATTAAAAATATGAAATCTCATTTTTCATTAAATCATAATAAAAACAACAATAAAAGAGAACTAGATACAAAATTTAAATAA